The following proteins are encoded in a genomic region of Bradyrhizobium sp. SK17:
- a CDS encoding EVE domain-containing protein produces MNYWLVKSEPSVWSWDQQVAKGAKGEAWTGVRNFTARQNLVNMKKGDKAFFYHSNEGKEIVGIAEIIKEAYPDPTDKTGKFVCVDIKADKPLKTAVTMAAIKADKKLADMALVKYSRLSVQPVTAEEWKYVCKMGGL; encoded by the coding sequence ATGAATTACTGGCTGGTGAAATCCGAACCGTCGGTCTGGTCGTGGGACCAGCAGGTCGCCAAGGGCGCGAAAGGCGAGGCCTGGACCGGCGTGCGCAACTTCACGGCGCGGCAGAACCTCGTCAACATGAAGAAGGGCGACAAGGCGTTCTTCTATCATTCGAACGAGGGCAAGGAGATCGTCGGCATCGCCGAGATCATCAAGGAAGCCTATCCGGATCCGACCGACAAAACCGGCAAGTTCGTCTGCGTCGACATCAAGGCCGACAAGCCGCTGAAGACGGCGGTGACGATGGCCGCGATCAAGGCCGACAAGAAGCTCGCCGACATGGCGCTGGTGAAATACTCGCGGCTCTCGGTGCAGCCGGTGACGGCGGAAGAATGGAAATACGTCTGCAAGATGGGTGGGCTTTAA
- a CDS encoding alpha/beta hydrolase, with product MRQPHRAVVSISLVSISLAFALALSASAARAQTAASYDELAKSEAAANADNGKRVAPPKSIGNPSADVSPEMQAMIGAPYPPHFNADPKTPAEWKELIDRRAKLLIDGIPTLKAKLGVKVEETRIAGVHCYIVTPNKIALENRRRLLIHVHGGGYVFGPGEAALPEAIMMAGLGGFKVISVDYRMPPDFPYPAALDDAMAVYKQVLKSHERHRLAIFGTSTGGAMTLAMVLRAKDEKLPLPAAIAPGTPWSDIDKIGDSYASNEWVDNVLVTWDGWLGRAAKLYANGTSLKNPYISPIYGDFKGFPPTILTSGTRDLFLSNTVRTHRKLRRAGVIADLNVYEGQSHAQYQMNIDAPETREAFTDIANFFDHYLKQ from the coding sequence ATGCGTCAACCGCATCGCGCCGTCGTTTCGATCAGCCTTGTTTCGATCAGCCTGGCCTTCGCCCTCGCCCTCTCCGCCAGCGCCGCTCGCGCTCAAACCGCAGCCTCATACGACGAACTCGCCAAGAGCGAGGCCGCCGCGAACGCCGACAACGGCAAGCGTGTCGCGCCGCCCAAATCGATCGGCAATCCCTCCGCCGACGTCTCGCCCGAGATGCAGGCGATGATCGGCGCGCCCTATCCGCCGCACTTCAACGCCGATCCGAAAACGCCGGCGGAGTGGAAGGAGCTGATCGATCGCCGTGCCAAGCTCCTGATCGACGGCATTCCAACGCTGAAGGCGAAGCTCGGCGTCAAGGTCGAGGAAACCAGGATTGCCGGCGTGCATTGCTACATCGTGACGCCGAACAAGATCGCGCTGGAGAACCGGCGGCGCCTGCTGATCCACGTCCATGGCGGCGGTTACGTGTTCGGCCCCGGCGAGGCGGCGCTCCCGGAAGCCATCATGATGGCCGGCCTCGGCGGCTTCAAGGTGATCTCGGTCGACTACCGGATGCCGCCGGACTTCCCCTATCCCGCCGCGCTGGACGACGCGATGGCGGTCTACAAGCAGGTCCTGAAATCGCATGAACGCCATCGGCTGGCGATCTTCGGCACCTCGACGGGCGGCGCCATGACGCTTGCGATGGTGTTGCGGGCCAAGGATGAGAAGCTGCCGCTGCCCGCCGCCATCGCGCCGGGCACGCCATGGTCCGACATCGACAAGATCGGCGACAGCTACGCCAGCAACGAATGGGTCGACAATGTGCTGGTGACCTGGGACGGCTGGCTCGGCCGCGCCGCAAAGCTCTACGCCAACGGCACCAGCCTGAAGAATCCCTACATCTCCCCGATCTACGGCGACTTCAAGGGCTTTCCGCCGACCATCCTGACATCGGGCACCCGCGACCTGTTCCTCAGCAACACGGTGCGCACGCATCGCAAGCTGCGCCGCGCCGGTGTGATCGCCGATCTCAATGTCTATGAGGGGCAATCCCACGCGCAGTACCAGATGAACATCGATGCGCCCGAGACCAGGGAGGCGTTCACCGACATCGCCAACTTCTTCGATCATTACCTGAAGCAATGA
- a CDS encoding NAD(P)H-dependent glycerol-3-phosphate dehydrogenase, protein MPAHASVSVIGAGAWGTALADVAARAGRKVTLYARNAEHAAQIQATRVNPRLAGVQLHPDIAVTSDIAAAARADIILAVTPAQHLRAAVGHLAPHLKPDTPVIACAKGIEHGTHKFMTEVIAEAAPRAVPAILSGPSFADDVARGLPTAVTLATKDEALARVLVQSLGSATFRPYHTTDVRGVEIGGAAKNVLAIAAGIVVGKNLGASALAALTTRGFSELARLGRACGARTETLAGLSGLGDLLLSCSTAQSRNFALGLALGRGEAAPVGKLAEGAFTAPVLCELAAAQKVDMPVSNAVAAILANRLTIDAAIEGLLTRPFKSEG, encoded by the coding sequence ATGCCCGCGCATGCATCAGTCAGCGTGATCGGGGCCGGCGCCTGGGGCACGGCCTTGGCCGACGTCGCGGCGCGCGCCGGGCGCAAGGTGACGCTGTATGCGCGCAATGCCGAGCATGCCGCGCAAATCCAGGCGACCCGGGTCAATCCGCGGCTCGCCGGCGTCCAGCTTCATCCCGACATTGCCGTGACGTCGGATATCGCCGCAGCCGCGCGCGCCGACATCATCCTCGCGGTCACCCCGGCGCAGCATCTGCGCGCGGCGGTCGGGCATCTTGCGCCGCATCTCAAGCCTGACACGCCGGTGATCGCCTGCGCCAAGGGCATCGAGCACGGCACGCACAAATTCATGACCGAGGTGATCGCCGAGGCCGCGCCACGCGCCGTGCCCGCGATCCTGTCGGGACCAAGCTTTGCCGACGACGTCGCGCGCGGCTTGCCGACCGCCGTGACGCTGGCCACCAAGGACGAGGCACTGGCGCGCGTGCTGGTGCAATCACTCGGCTCGGCAACGTTTCGGCCCTATCACACCACAGACGTGCGCGGCGTCGAGATCGGCGGCGCGGCCAAGAACGTGCTGGCGATCGCCGCCGGCATCGTGGTCGGCAAGAATCTCGGCGCCTCCGCGCTCGCCGCGCTGACCACGCGCGGCTTCAGCGAGCTCGCCCGGTTGGGCCGCGCCTGCGGCGCACGCACCGAGACCCTGGCCGGCCTGTCGGGATTGGGCGATCTGCTGCTCAGCTGCTCGACCGCGCAATCGCGCAACTTCGCGCTCGGCCTCGCGCTCGGGCGCGGCGAGGCGGCGCCGGTCGGCAAGCTCGCCGAGGGTGCGTTCACTGCGCCGGTGCTATGTGAACTCGCCGCCGCGCAGAAGGTCGACATGCCGGTGTCGAACGCGGTCGCGGCCATCCTCGCCAACCGGCTGACCATCGATGCCGCGATCGAAGGCTTGCTGACGCGGCCGTTCAAATCGGAAGGATGA
- the tsaD gene encoding tRNA (adenosine(37)-N6)-threonylcarbamoyltransferase complex transferase subunit TsaD translates to MLVLGIETTCDETAAAVVERQADGQGKILSNIVRSQTEEHARFGGVVPEIAARAHVDLLDGIVASAMTEAGVGYGQLSAVAAAAGPGLIGGVIVGLTTAKAVAMVHATPLIAVNHLEAHALTPRLTCALAFPYCLFLASGGHTQIVAVVGVGEYVRLGTTVDDAMGEAFDKVAKMLSLPYPGGPQVERAAAGGDPTRFAFPRPMLGRPDANFSLSGLKTAVRNEASRLEPLEPQDISDLCASFQAAVLDATADRLSVGLRLFQERFGTPRALVAAGGVAANHAIRSALQDVAAKAQTTLIIPPPALCTDNGAMIAWAGAERMALGLTDTMEAPPRARWLLDANAKAPAGHANSRAGY, encoded by the coding sequence ATGCTGGTGTTGGGAATCGAGACCACCTGCGATGAAACCGCAGCCGCCGTGGTCGAGCGCCAGGCTGACGGGCAGGGCAAGATCCTCTCCAACATCGTGCGCTCGCAGACCGAAGAACATGCCCGCTTCGGCGGCGTGGTGCCGGAGATCGCGGCGCGCGCCCATGTCGACCTGCTCGATGGCATCGTCGCTTCGGCGATGACGGAAGCCGGCGTCGGCTATGGACAATTGTCGGCGGTCGCGGCCGCCGCCGGACCCGGCCTGATCGGCGGCGTCATTGTCGGTCTCACCACCGCGAAGGCGGTCGCGATGGTGCATGCCACGCCGTTGATCGCCGTGAACCATCTCGAGGCGCACGCGCTGACGCCGCGGCTGACCTGCGCGCTGGCGTTTCCCTATTGCCTGTTCCTGGCCTCAGGCGGCCACACCCAGATCGTCGCCGTGGTCGGCGTCGGCGAATATGTCCGGCTCGGCACCACGGTCGACGACGCGATGGGCGAGGCGTTCGACAAGGTGGCGAAGATGCTGTCGCTGCCCTATCCAGGCGGACCGCAGGTCGAGCGCGCGGCCGCCGGCGGCGACCCGACGCGGTTTGCCTTTCCGCGCCCGATGCTCGGCCGGCCCGATGCGAATTTCTCGCTGTCGGGATTGAAGACCGCGGTGCGTAATGAGGCGAGCCGGCTGGAGCCATTGGAGCCGCAGGACATCAGCGACCTCTGCGCCAGCTTCCAGGCCGCGGTGCTGGACGCAACCGCGGATCGCCTCAGCGTCGGCCTCAGGCTGTTTCAGGAGCGGTTCGGCACGCCGCGCGCACTGGTCGCGGCCGGCGGCGTGGCCGCCAACCACGCCATCCGCAGCGCGTTGCAGGACGTCGCGGCGAAGGCCCAGACCACGCTGATCATCCCGCCGCCGGCGCTCTGCACCGACAATGGCGCGATGATCGCCTGGGCCGGCGCCGAACGGATGGCGCTCGGCCTCACCGACACGATGGAAGCGCCGCCACGCGCACGCTGGTTGCTCGACGCCAATGCCAAGGCGCCAGCCGGCCACGCCAACAGCCGCGCCGGATATTGA
- a CDS encoding uroporphyrinogen-III synthase, producing the protein MTILVTRPHPDNDTTLATLRDRGFEALSAPLLRFEPLPFHDDADADYDGVILTSANALRSLDLTASRLLPLPLFAVGAHTADAARAAGFDRVIVAKGDAVSLRDLVLAQVKAGKLTASATLLYLAGADLSRDLAGELGTRGLTVVTHTTYRMAPVAALPRQASEAFMANRISAVLHYSRRSAQAFLETIRADGIEISALAVPQCCISAAVAAVLHDAGATNVVVAARPDEAALLEALGRALRP; encoded by the coding sequence GTGACCATCCTTGTCACACGACCGCATCCGGACAATGACACCACGCTCGCGACGCTGCGGGACCGGGGCTTCGAGGCCCTGTCGGCACCGCTGCTGCGTTTCGAGCCGCTGCCGTTCCATGACGATGCCGATGCGGATTATGACGGCGTCATCCTGACCAGCGCCAATGCGCTGCGGTCGCTTGATCTCACCGCCAGCCGGCTGTTGCCGCTGCCGCTGTTTGCGGTCGGGGCGCATACCGCCGATGCGGCGCGCGCCGCCGGCTTCGACCGCGTGATCGTGGCCAAGGGCGACGCGGTGAGCTTGCGCGATCTCGTGCTGGCGCAGGTCAAGGCCGGTAAACTGACGGCGTCGGCGACGTTGCTGTATCTCGCCGGCGCCGACCTCTCGCGCGATCTCGCTGGCGAGCTCGGAACGCGCGGGCTCACCGTCGTCACCCACACCACTTACCGGATGGCGCCGGTGGCCGCCCTGCCAAGGCAGGCCAGCGAGGCCTTCATGGCGAACCGGATCAGCGCGGTGCTGCATTATTCCCGCCGCAGCGCGCAAGCGTTCCTGGAGACGATCCGGGCCGACGGGATCGAGATTTCGGCGCTCGCCGTGCCGCAATGCTGCATTTCGGCGGCCGTCGCCGCGGTGCTGCATGACGCCGGTGCCACCAACGTCGTGGTCGCGGCGCGGCCGGACGAAGCCGCCCTGCTGGAGGCGCTTGGCCGCGCCTTGCGGCCGTGA
- a CDS encoding COG4223 family protein: protein MAEERPDDPGPSPDSRPKRAPPTIDLQATEVSSEPPKAEETAEAAREAAKESTTEASEASPGVAPPEAEPQPETASVRPDAEPARPVSPWVVAPVSGAVAAALVIGVGWLLGWPAVQPSSAPLPSAATIDELGTRVSALESKAGRPVAAVADPAATARLDALDKSIAALRTELAATRAQSDKLAGAVNDAKAAPRDGAAAPDISGITARIDKVEGAVQAQGAAIAKQDSKIADTKAEAKADDVPLRRVVAASLLDVAVRHGDPYASALQSAKVLADNPDALKPLDAFATSGVPNPATLCRELVEIVPKLVPPAPEEATTGAGLVDRLRAGASTLVQIERTDGTGTDRGSIVARVTSAAVHNDLALTVRELKSLPPADRTAAQAWLDRVEARRAALDASRKFADNAMAALATVNQ, encoded by the coding sequence ATGGCTGAAGAAAGGCCCGACGACCCAGGACCTTCGCCGGATTCCCGGCCCAAGCGCGCGCCGCCGACCATCGATCTTCAGGCGACCGAGGTCTCGAGCGAACCGCCAAAGGCGGAGGAGACCGCGGAGGCCGCCAGGGAAGCTGCAAAGGAATCCACAACGGAAGCCAGCGAGGCATCGCCGGGCGTTGCGCCGCCCGAAGCGGAGCCGCAGCCCGAGACCGCTTCCGTGAGGCCCGATGCCGAGCCGGCGCGGCCGGTCTCACCCTGGGTGGTGGCACCGGTATCGGGCGCCGTCGCCGCAGCCCTGGTGATCGGGGTCGGCTGGTTGCTCGGCTGGCCCGCGGTGCAGCCATCGTCCGCGCCGCTGCCCAGTGCCGCAACGATCGACGAGCTCGGCACGCGTGTCAGCGCGCTGGAATCGAAAGCCGGTAGGCCCGTCGCGGCGGTGGCCGATCCTGCGGCAACGGCGCGGCTCGACGCGCTCGACAAATCGATCGCCGCGCTGCGCACCGAGCTCGCCGCAACGCGCGCGCAATCCGACAAGCTTGCCGGCGCCGTCAACGACGCGAAGGCCGCGCCGCGCGATGGTGCGGCTGCGCCCGATATCTCCGGCATCACGGCGCGCATCGACAAGGTCGAAGGCGCGGTGCAGGCGCAGGGCGCCGCGATCGCCAAGCAGGACAGCAAGATCGCCGACACCAAGGCCGAAGCGAAGGCGGACGACGTGCCGCTGCGCCGCGTGGTTGCGGCGTCGCTGCTGGACGTCGCGGTTCGCCATGGCGATCCCTATGCCTCGGCGCTGCAATCGGCGAAAGTGCTGGCCGACAATCCCGACGCGCTCAAACCGCTCGATGCGTTCGCGACGTCAGGCGTGCCGAATCCGGCGACGCTGTGCCGCGAGCTGGTCGAGATCGTGCCGAAGCTGGTGCCGCCTGCGCCGGAGGAGGCAACGACCGGCGCCGGGCTGGTCGATCGTCTGAGGGCCGGCGCGTCCACGCTGGTCCAGATCGAGCGCACCGACGGCACCGGGACCGATCGCGGCAGCATCGTCGCGCGGGTGACATCGGCCGCCGTGCATAATGATCTTGCACTCACCGTGCGCGAACTGAAATCGCTGCCGCCGGCGGATCGTACTGCCGCGCAAGCCTGGCTCGACAGGGTCGAGGCGCGCCGCGCCGCGCTCGACGCATCGCGGAAATTTGCCGACAACGCCATGGCGGCGCTCGCCACCGTCAATCAATAG
- a CDS encoding heme biosynthesis HemY N-terminal domain-containing protein yields MIRIILFLLLIALAAAGAAWMADQPGDLVMSWGGLRLTSKQPMFLLGLVIVVAMIAGMILRGLWNIPGHVRRGQRERRRARGRHAITQGLLAIGHGDSSAARTHAEAARRHAAGDPLALLLHAQSAQLDGDRDGAQRAFRAMAERADTRLLGLRGLFIEAQRADDPVAAVMIAEEALKMSPSSSWASHAVLGFCCAKGDWAGALSIIDNNQSAGLIDKATYRRQRGVLLTARALEFETVDRDLSRSSAMEALKLAPTLIPAAVLAAKFESEAHQVRRAMRIVETAWLAQPHPDLADAYSHVRLGDSARQRLVRVETLAAKTPGHIEGALAIARAAIDAAEFGKARAALEPFTAAPTQRVALLMAEIERTEHGDSGRARAWTLRAVRALHDPAWTADGYVSDRWRPVSPVTGRLDAFQWQTPVAALPSDKGSAIETSPFEEAMLAPRRVEPPREAASEPDAAKPPEATKPVEPVEAKAIEPATQDNAPLPAAIESGPAPAEPPISEPAPPPAAEAAPPAPAPLFRSRTDLPKDLTKAAPAPIPAVIPIVRAPDDPGVDEDGAVDEFAEQIGPPKAQVGGWRGFLARLGS; encoded by the coding sequence ATGATCCGGATCATTCTGTTCCTGCTGCTGATCGCGCTCGCTGCCGCGGGTGCGGCCTGGATGGCCGATCAGCCCGGCGATCTCGTGATGTCATGGGGCGGTTTGCGCCTGACCTCCAAGCAGCCGATGTTCCTGCTCGGCCTCGTCATCGTGGTCGCCATGATCGCGGGGATGATTCTACGCGGGCTGTGGAATATCCCCGGGCACGTCCGCCGCGGCCAGCGCGAGCGCCGTCGCGCCCGCGGCCGTCATGCCATCACGCAAGGCCTGCTCGCGATCGGCCATGGCGACTCCTCGGCGGCGCGCACGCACGCCGAAGCGGCGCGGCGTCACGCGGCAGGCGATCCGCTGGCGCTGCTGTTGCACGCGCAATCGGCGCAGCTCGATGGCGACCGCGACGGCGCGCAACGAGCCTTCCGCGCCATGGCCGAGCGCGCCGACACGCGGCTGCTCGGCTTGCGCGGCCTGTTCATCGAGGCGCAGCGCGCCGATGACCCGGTGGCGGCCGTGATGATTGCCGAGGAAGCCTTGAAGATGTCGCCGTCCTCGTCATGGGCCTCGCATGCGGTGCTGGGGTTCTGCTGCGCCAAGGGCGATTGGGCCGGCGCGTTGTCGATCATCGACAACAACCAGTCGGCCGGGCTGATCGACAAGGCGACCTATCGGCGGCAGCGCGGCGTGCTGCTGACCGCGCGCGCGCTGGAGTTCGAGACGGTCGATCGCGACCTGTCGCGCTCGAGCGCGATGGAGGCGCTGAAGCTCGCGCCGACGCTGATCCCGGCCGCCGTGCTCGCCGCCAAGTTCGAGAGCGAGGCGCATCAGGTGCGCCGCGCGATGCGCATCGTCGAGACGGCGTGGCTGGCACAGCCGCATCCCGATCTCGCCGATGCCTATTCGCACGTGCGGCTCGGCGATTCCGCGCGCCAGCGCCTGGTGCGGGTCGAGACGCTGGCGGCGAAGACCCCGGGCCATATCGAGGGCGCGCTGGCGATCGCGCGCGCCGCGATCGACGCGGCCGAATTCGGCAAGGCGCGTGCGGCGCTGGAGCCGTTCACAGCCGCGCCGACCCAGCGCGTCGCGCTGTTGATGGCCGAGATCGAGCGCACCGAGCATGGCGACAGCGGCCGGGCGCGGGCCTGGACCCTGCGGGCGGTGCGCGCGCTGCACGATCCGGCGTGGACCGCCGACGGCTACGTCTCCGACCGCTGGCGCCCGGTGTCGCCGGTCACCGGCCGCCTCGACGCCTTCCAGTGGCAGACCCCGGTGGCGGCATTGCCGTCCGACAAGGGCAGCGCGATCGAGACCTCGCCCTTCGAGGAGGCGATGCTGGCGCCGCGGCGGGTCGAGCCGCCGAGAGAAGCCGCCAGCGAGCCGGACGCAGCCAAACCGCCGGAGGCAACCAAGCCGGTTGAACCGGTCGAGGCAAAAGCGATCGAGCCGGCGACGCAGGACAACGCGCCGCTGCCGGCGGCCATCGAGTCCGGGCCGGCCCCTGCCGAGCCCCCAATATCGGAGCCGGCTCCCCCGCCGGCGGCCGAGGCAGCGCCACCAGCGCCCGCTCCCTTGTTCCGCTCCCGGACTGATCTGCCCAAGGACCTGACAAAGGCCGCGCCGGCGCCAATCCCGGCGGTGATCCCGATCGTCCGGGCTCCCGACGACCCAGGGGTCGACGAGGACGGCGCGGTGGACGAATTTGCGGAACAAATCGGCCCACCGAAGGCTCAGGTGGGCGGCTGGCGTGGATTTCTGGCCCGTTTGGGAAGCTAA
- a CDS encoding polysaccharide deacetylase family protein, with translation MRSALGLMLASVVAAIVIAGVWFWTSSPRADAAPPQTTAAAKADPLPAAAKLAAKDDVETTAALSKRADATQAAAPAAAPAPAPMPAPVAAMPKCNNPDALGVSRTVVVDTTGGPGFGFLQYKQYDFLTDHEVVLTFDDGPWPTTPAVLKALADECTKAVFFPIGLHTTYHPDILRQVAAAGHTIGAHTWSHAHLASKKITEQQAKDEIEKGFSAVKLALGSNPAPFFRFPALAHTPATTAYLGSRNIAMFSVDVDSNDFKSKNSDEVINNVMTKLDKEHKGIILMHDLQKHTAQALPTLLRKLKAGGYKVVWMKAKTQIETLPEYDAMMAKTEKPIATGRPIGNVVQTVE, from the coding sequence ATGCGTAGTGCGTTGGGCCTGATGCTGGCCAGTGTTGTGGCGGCGATCGTGATCGCCGGCGTGTGGTTCTGGACCTCCTCCCCGCGTGCCGACGCGGCGCCTCCCCAAACCACGGCCGCGGCCAAGGCCGATCCGCTTCCGGCGGCGGCGAAACTGGCCGCCAAGGACGATGTCGAGACGACCGCCGCGCTGTCGAAGCGCGCCGATGCCACCCAGGCAGCAGCTCCGGCCGCGGCCCCCGCACCGGCGCCGATGCCGGCCCCCGTCGCGGCCATGCCGAAATGCAACAATCCCGACGCGCTCGGCGTCAGCCGCACCGTCGTGGTCGACACCACCGGCGGCCCGGGCTTCGGCTTCCTGCAATACAAGCAGTATGACTTCCTGACCGACCATGAGGTCGTGCTGACCTTCGACGACGGTCCGTGGCCGACCACGCCTGCCGTGCTCAAGGCGCTGGCGGATGAGTGCACCAAGGCGGTGTTCTTCCCGATCGGCCTGCACACCACCTATCACCCTGATATCCTGCGCCAGGTCGCCGCCGCCGGCCACACCATCGGCGCCCACACCTGGTCGCATGCTCACCTGGCGAGCAAGAAGATCACCGAGCAGCAGGCCAAGGACGAGATCGAGAAGGGCTTTAGCGCCGTGAAGCTGGCGCTGGGCAGCAACCCGGCTCCGTTCTTCCGCTTCCCTGCGTTGGCGCACACGCCGGCGACCACCGCCTATCTCGGCAGCCGCAACATCGCGATGTTCTCGGTCGACGTCGACTCCAACGATTTCAAGTCCAAGAACTCCGACGAGGTCATCAACAATGTGATGACCAAGCTCGACAAGGAGCACAAGGGCATCATCCTGATGCACGACCTGCAGAAGCACACCGCGCAGGCGCTGCCGACGCTGCTGCGCAAGCTGAAGGCAGGCGGCTACAAGGTGGTCTGGATGAAGGCCAAGACCCAGATCGAGACGCTGCCCGAATACGACGCGATGATGGCGAAGACCGAGAAGCCGATCGCAACCGGCCGGCCGATCGGCAACGTCGTGCAGACCGTCGAGTAA
- a CDS encoding cysteine rich repeat-containing protein — translation MTRFLFAVVSLVLLTSAVSAQQGRDACSRDASRFCRAHLSEGDQVVLACLKEHRSRLSKACQQTLTDNGQ, via the coding sequence ATGACCCGATTTCTGTTCGCCGTGGTTTCGCTGGTTTTGCTGACGTCGGCCGTCTCGGCACAGCAGGGGCGTGACGCCTGCTCGCGCGACGCCTCGCGATTCTGCCGCGCCCATCTCAGCGAGGGCGATCAGGTCGTGCTCGCCTGCCTCAAGGAGCATCGCAGCCGGCTCAGCAAGGCGTGCCAGCAGACGCTGACGGACAACGGGCAGTAG
- a CDS encoding MFS transporter — MTEPRDRADSITAPLRHSIFRRIWLASLLSNLGILIQGVGAAWAMTQMTAEADKVALVQTALMLPVMLISMPAGAIADMHDRRIVALVSLMIALSGATTLTVLAWLNLVTPNILLALCFVVGSGMALFGPAWQSSVSEQVPSETLPAAVALNGISYNIARSFGPAIGGIVVASAGAVAAFAANAVLYLPLLVVLFLWNRVSEPSRLPRERLNRAIVSGVRYITNSPSIRIVLTRTMVTGIIGGSVSALMPLVARDLLHGGAQTYGIMLGAFGMGAVIGALNISAIRSRLSGEAAIRACALTMGAAIAAVAASKQPVITAAALVVAGAVWMLAIALFNIGVQLSAPRWVAGRSLAAFQASIAGGIAIGSWCWGRITDVGGVEMALLISAGLMLLSPVLGIWLRMPPIGARNEDATDVLADPQVQLQLTGRSGPLVVEIEYRVAQDNARAFHNVMQDVQLSRQRNGAYGWSIARDIADPELWTERYHCPTWLDFLRQRNRATQIERELHQKAADFHIGAEPIRVRRMLERPFGSVRWKDETPDRAAKEVIPVVATAAGSST, encoded by the coding sequence ATGACCGAACCGCGCGACCGCGCCGACAGTATCACTGCACCGTTACGGCATTCAATCTTCAGGCGAATCTGGCTCGCCAGCCTGCTTTCCAATCTCGGTATCCTGATCCAGGGCGTCGGCGCCGCCTGGGCGATGACCCAGATGACCGCCGAAGCCGACAAGGTCGCGCTGGTGCAGACCGCGCTGATGCTGCCGGTGATGCTGATCTCGATGCCGGCAGGCGCCATCGCCGACATGCATGACCGCCGCATCGTGGCGCTGGTCTCGCTGATGATCGCGCTGTCCGGCGCCACCACGCTCACGGTGCTGGCCTGGCTCAATCTGGTGACGCCGAACATCCTGCTCGCGCTGTGCTTCGTGGTCGGCAGCGGCATGGCGCTGTTCGGGCCGGCCTGGCAATCCTCGGTCAGCGAGCAGGTGCCGTCGGAAACGCTGCCCGCGGCGGTCGCGCTGAACGGCATCAGCTACAACATCGCGCGCAGCTTCGGTCCCGCGATCGGCGGCATCGTGGTGGCGTCCGCCGGCGCCGTAGCGGCCTTCGCCGCCAATGCGGTGCTGTATTTGCCGCTGCTGGTCGTGCTGTTCCTGTGGAATCGCGTCAGCGAGCCGTCGCGGCTGCCGCGCGAGCGGCTCAACCGCGCCATCGTCTCCGGCGTGCGCTACATCACCAATTCGCCATCGATCAGGATCGTGCTGACCCGTACCATGGTGACCGGCATCATCGGCGGCTCGGTCTCGGCGCTGATGCCGCTGGTGGCGCGCGACTTGCTGCATGGCGGCGCGCAGACCTACGGCATCATGCTCGGCGCCTTCGGCATGGGCGCCGTGATCGGCGCGCTCAACATCAGCGCGATCCGCAGCCGGCTCAGCGGCGAAGCCGCGATCCGCGCCTGCGCATTGACGATGGGCGCGGCGATCGCGGCGGTGGCCGCCAGCAAGCAGCCGGTGATCACCGCCGCCGCATTGGTGGTTGCGGGCGCGGTGTGGATGCTGGCCATTGCGCTGTTCAATATCGGCGTGCAGCTATCGGCGCCGCGCTGGGTCGCCGGCCGCTCGCTGGCGGCCTTTCAGGCCTCGATCGCCGGCGGCATTGCGATCGGAAGCTGGTGCTGGGGCCGCATCACGGATGTGGGCGGCGTCGAGATGGCGCTGCTGATCTCCGCCGGCCTGATGCTGCTGTCGCCGGTGCTCGGCATCTGGCTCAGGATGCCGCCGATCGGCGCGCGCAACGAGGACGCGACCGATGTGCTCGCCGATCCCCAGGTGCAGCTGCAACTGACCGGGCGCAGCGGACCGCTGGTGGTCGAGATCGAGTACCGGGTGGCGCAAGACAATGCCCGCGCCTTCCACAATGTGATGCAGGATGTGCAGCTCAGCCGGCAGCGCAACGGCGCCTATGGCTGGTCGATCGCGCGCGACATCGCCGACCCCGAACTCTGGACCGAGCGCTATCATTGCCCGACCTGGCTGGATTTCCTGCGCCAGCGCAACCGCGCCACCCAGATCGAACGCGAGCTGCATCAGAAGGCGGCCGACTTCCACATCGGCGCCGAGCCGATCCGGGTGCGCCGGATGCTGGAGCGGCCGTTCGGCTCGGTGCGCTGGAAGGACGAGACCCCCGACCGCGCCGCCAAGGAGGTGATCCCGGTGGTCGCGACCGCGGCGGGGAGCAGTACCTAG